A window from Listeria seeligeri serovar 1/2b str. SLCC3954 encodes these proteins:
- a CDS encoding phospholipase C/P1 nuclease family protein encodes MDLWLFEQATKIVNDRTKELYTLGLSEDEKSRTWKEEVKDVTGERLKDAEESLAGFLMSWWDETSQ; translated from the coding sequence ATGGATCTGTGGTTGTTCGAACAAGCGACAAAAATAGTTAATGATAGAACTAAAGAATTATATACACTAGGACTGTCAGAAGACGAAAAATCCAGAACTTGGAAAGAAGAAGTAAAAGATGTTACCGGAGAGAGATTAAAAGATGCTGAAGAAAGCTTAGCAGGATTTTTGATGAGTTGGTGGGACGAAACATCACAATAA
- a CDS encoding phospholipase C, which produces MKIKGILMGLCLSASIVALSGADEASACGDESVKDQIAPHDIQNKLPSKLGWSAEHPSKNEINTHLWLFNQAEKILAKDVTGAQLDLVRELKNYNKEIAQGIFDADHKNPYYDKNTFLSHFYNPKTHKTYIAGFPNAKDTGTKYFNISIEEYQDGNFEKAFYNLGLAIHYYTDISQPMHANNFTALSHPVGYHCAYENYVDTFKQIFQASAESEAKWFCTDDVSEWFHENAKRAQADYPKIVNTIIKKSYIQGLSDSQKDRTWKKAVRAATGKRLRDSQETLAGLLEFWYTKTNE; this is translated from the coding sequence ATGAAAATTAAAGGAATTTTAATGGGATTGTGTTTGTCGGCAAGTATTGTAGCATTGTCAGGAGCTGATGAAGCAAGTGCTTGTGGTGATGAAAGTGTAAAAGACCAAATTGCGCCGCATGATATTCAAAATAAATTACCTAGTAAATTAGGCTGGTCAGCAGAGCATCCTTCAAAAAATGAAATTAATACACATTTGTGGTTGTTTAATCAAGCAGAAAAAATACTTGCCAAAGATGTAACTGGTGCCCAACTTGATTTAGTAAGAGAATTAAAAAATTATAATAAAGAAATTGCTCAAGGAATATTTGATGCAGATCATAAAAACCCATATTATGATAAGAATACTTTTTTATCGCATTTTTATAATCCAAAAACTCATAAAACCTACATAGCGGGATTTCCTAATGCTAAAGATACAGGCACTAAATACTTTAATATTTCCATTGAAGAGTATCAAGATGGAAACTTTGAAAAAGCATTTTATAACTTAGGATTAGCAATACATTATTATACGGATATTAGTCAGCCGATGCATGCAAATAACTTTACGGCGCTTTCTCACCCGGTAGGATATCACTGCGCATATGAAAATTATGTGGACACATTTAAGCAAATTTTCCAGGCGTCCGCAGAGTCAGAAGCAAAGTGGTTCTGTACTGATGATGTAAGTGAATGGTTCCATGAAAATGCCAAAAGAGCACAAGCGGATTACCCAAAAATAGTTAATACTATAATTAAAAAATCTTATATACAAGGGCTTTCAGATTCTCAAAAAGATAGAACTTGGAAAAAAGCAGTAAGGGCTGCTACTGGAAAGAGACTAAGAGATTCTCAAGAAACATTAGCAGGACTTTTGGAATTTTGGTATACAAAAACAAATGAATAA
- a CDS encoding MucBP domain-containing protein, with translation MKYIGNFMVIAIVVFLSLNMKVLEAKAEEPVFKVDASSYTETIPRGNGSLDIDINKKEIIRTEYSLTSFESTLDKVDLQVTLDKNLFHFAEEPTIEVETLAYPQTTKIEYTTDGINYQQTKPALKDLVGFRVSCNGVDPDLAGKTLMVKWGIMPNEDFSDTQLNKDITPYDASYSQSTFKLPDGPVYLVRGEDSETIFDHPALHMNFFKEASPVKVKYENTNGTEIAENDLISGRVGDNYQTSKKNIPDWDFIRVTGAEQGVLSSETQEVTYVYQQVKGAPVTVNYQDVNGKILAKPTVLNGAINSTYKTSPAKIANWHVKEIRNKETGIFKSTAQQVTYIYEKNKAAPVTVNYVDNNGNILAPPVKKNGLVGDSYKMEAAQIAGWHVKNIVGNESGEYTTDPQTVSYIYEENNTDKKKDNDQGMDKKDPLQEKLPNTGDSSTDGLFGILLGLMIITTEVLYLFKYNPK, from the coding sequence ATGAAATATATTGGAAATTTTATGGTAATTGCAATAGTTGTTTTTTTAAGTCTCAATATGAAGGTATTAGAAGCAAAGGCAGAAGAACCTGTATTTAAGGTCGATGCTTCAAGCTATACAGAAACAATACCTCGAGGTAACGGGTCGCTTGACATAGATATCAACAAAAAAGAAATCATTCGAACAGAATATAGTTTGACTTCATTTGAATCCACGCTCGACAAAGTTGATTTGCAAGTGACGCTAGACAAAAATTTATTTCATTTTGCAGAAGAACCGACTATTGAAGTAGAAACATTAGCATACCCTCAAACCACAAAAATAGAATATACCACAGATGGAATAAACTATCAGCAAACAAAACCGGCACTTAAAGACTTGGTTGGTTTTCGAGTGAGTTGTAATGGTGTTGATCCAGACTTGGCAGGGAAGACCCTTATGGTAAAGTGGGGAATAATGCCAAATGAGGATTTTTCGGACACGCAGTTAAATAAAGATATCACTCCATATGATGCAAGTTATTCCCAAAGTACTTTTAAACTACCAGATGGTCCGGTCTATTTAGTTAGAGGAGAAGATTCAGAAACCATCTTTGATCATCCAGCTTTACATATGAACTTTTTTAAAGAAGCTAGCCCGGTGAAAGTGAAATATGAAAATACTAATGGAACAGAAATTGCTGAAAATGACTTGATTTCTGGCAGAGTTGGCGATAACTATCAAACATCCAAAAAGAATATTCCGGATTGGGATTTTATTCGCGTAACCGGAGCTGAACAAGGCGTGTTGTCTTCTGAAACGCAAGAAGTAACCTATGTTTATCAACAAGTAAAAGGTGCTCCTGTGACGGTGAATTATCAAGATGTGAATGGTAAAATATTAGCCAAACCAACTGTTCTAAATGGTGCGATCAATTCAACTTACAAAACGAGTCCAGCCAAAATAGCTAATTGGCACGTCAAAGAAATCCGCAATAAAGAAACTGGTATTTTCAAGTCAACTGCACAACAAGTGACCTATATTTATGAAAAAAATAAAGCAGCTCCGGTCACTGTAAATTATGTTGATAATAATGGAAATATATTGGCTCCACCAGTTAAGAAAAATGGACTAGTAGGCGATAGTTATAAAATGGAAGCTGCCCAAATAGCTGGATGGCATGTGAAAAATATTGTTGGTAATGAATCCGGAGAATATACAACAGATCCACAAACGGTAAGCTACATTTATGAAGAAAATAATACTGATAAGAAAAAAGATAACGATCAAGGAATGGATAAAAAAGATCCGTTACAAGAAAAGCTTCCAAATACTGGAGATTCTTCAACAGATGGATTATTTGGTATCTTATTAGGCCTAATGATTATTACAACAGAAGTTCTTTATCTGTTTAAGTACAATCCTAAATAA